A window of Camelina sativa cultivar DH55 unplaced genomic scaffold, Cs unpScaffold00777, whole genome shotgun sequence contains these coding sequences:
- the LOC109131612 gene encoding uncharacterized protein LOC109131612 — MCKTCDLTVFSPKLAYKCYQCEVIFHEECAKVFPEAHHTSYPQHPLKLLINEAPDYTDKECLLCGFEFEEQLHNHHCDVCNFSICGECMKNPPPLGVVSPSTHEHQLHLIPRRIAFTCNACGKQGDRSPCFCVQCNFMIHQECIDLPRVININRHDHRISYTRRLGHGNWTCGVCRKKVDGFHGGYSCSKCSNYVVHSRCARRKDVWDMIELEGTPEESEETPFVVINDNTTKHFSHDHNLLINMDGRILYESTLCQACVF; from the coding sequence atgtgcaagACGTGCGACTTGACAGTGTTTAGTCCAAAATTAGCTTATAAATGTTATCAGTGTGAAGTGATCTTCCATGAGGAATGTGCAAAGGTTTTCCCAGAAGCACACCACACTTCCTACCCGCAACACCCACTTAAGCTACTTATAAATGAAGCACCAGATTACACCGATAAGGAATGTCTTTTATGCGGGTTTGAGTTTGAGGAACAACTTCACAACCACCATTGTGATGTTTGTAACTTCAGCATATGCGGAGAGTGCATGAAGAACCCACCACCTCTTGGTGTTGTAAGTCCATCAACCCATGAACATCAACTCCATCTTATTCCAAGACGTATTGCTTTCACGTGCAATGCTTGTGGGAAGCAAGGTGACCGAAGCCCTTGTTTCTGTGTTCAATGCAATTTCATGATTCATCAAGAGTGTATCGATTTACCCCGTGTCATAAACATCAATCGCCATGATCATCGTATCTCTTACACCCGTCGTCTTGGACATGGAAACTGGACATGCGGAGTTTGTCGTAAAAAAGTGGATGGATTCCATGGAGGGTATTCTTGTTCCAAATGTTCAAACTATGTTGTTCATTCAAGATGTGCAAGGAGAAAAGATGTATGGGATATGATCGAACTAGAGGGGACGCCCGAAGAGTCTGAGGAAACTCCATTCGTCGTGATTAATGATAACACCACAAAACATTTTAGCCATGATCATAACTTACTAATCAACATGGATGGGAGGATTTTATATGAAAGCACACTTTGTCAGGCTTGTGTCTTCTAG